In Carassius auratus strain Wakin unplaced genomic scaffold, ASM336829v1 scaf_tig00000254, whole genome shotgun sequence, the following proteins share a genomic window:
- the LOC113068828 gene encoding ubiquitin carboxyl-terminal hydrolase 21 isoform X2 has protein sequence MPRAESTAMDNSCQALCRNLVTQNGLQPENVDISQSVLYTSIMGLLLVTDNEKELQLGNGQVGLRNVGNTCFLNAIVQCLSHTRSLRDYCLMRTYLQDKHSNQEPVLMNEFTKVLAGLWECDGGETTVNPGKFYHVFKDSVPYFSGYCQEDAQEFLRFLLDRLHTEINRRPSKRPPVMEIKEPTYTRFRISEEAFAMWQKHLDRDDSKIVDLFSGQLRSSLHCSVCSHYSNTFDVFCDLSLPIPKKSDYGRTVTLRECLDLFSQEEKLDQENSPMCERCNRRTESTKRLSIQRFPRILVIHLNRFAMSRYSISKSTVPVSFPLNGLDLGPFGPVDCGPVLYDLYAVCNHSGTVNMGHYTAACREEEGWCYYNDSCVGEITEDKLQSNQAYVLFYERKSCNITRK, from the exons ATGCCAAGAGCTGAATCCACTGCAATGGACAACTCGTGTCAGGCCCTGTGCCGAAACTTAGTCACTCAAAATGGCCTTCAGCCAGAAAACGTGGACATTTCACAGTCTGTACTATACACATCCATCATGGGACTCCTGCTGGTGACAGACAACGAG AAAGAGCTGCAACTGGGAAATGGACAAGTTGGACTACGTAACGTTGGAAATACT TGTTTCCTCAATGCGATCGTGCAGTGTCTCTCTCACACTCGTAGTCTTCGGGACTACTGTCTGATGAGAACTTACCTTCAGGACAAACACTCCAACCAGGAACCTGTGCTTATGAATG AATTCACTAAAGTTTTGGCTGGCTTGTGGGAATGTGATGGTGGGGAAACCACAGTGAATCCTGGGAAGTTTTATCACGTCTTTAAAGATTCAGTGCCTTACTTCAGTGGCTATTG TCAGGAGGATGCTCAAGAGTTTTTGCGGTTCCTCCTGGACAGGCTTCATACAGAAATTAACCGTCGTCCATCCAAACGTCCTCCAGTTATGGAAATTAAGGAACCAACATACACAAGATTCAG GATTTCAGAGGAGGCCTTTGCAATGTGGCAAAAGCATCTTGACAGGGATGACAGTAAAATTGTTG ATTTGTTCTCCGGTCAGCTGCGCAGTTCTTTGCACTGTTCAGTCTGCTCTCATTACTCCAACACCTTTGACGTGTTTTGTGACCTGTCACTCCCCATCCCAAAG AAGAGTGATTATGGACGCACCGTCACACTGAGAGAGTGTCTAGACCTCTTTTCACAAGAGGAAAAACTTGATCAAGAAAACTCCCCA ATGTGTGAGCGGTGTAACCGTCGCACTGAGAGCACAAAGAGACTGTCCATCCAAAGGTTCCCTAGAATCCTCGTAATAC ACTTAAATCGATTCGCCATGTCAAGGTACTCAATCTCAAAGAGCACAGTGCCCGTGTCTTTCCCTCTGAATGGGCTGGATTTAGGGCCATTTGGACCTGTTGACTGTG GTCCAGTGCTGTATGATCTTTATGCAGTGTGCAATCATTCAGGCACAGTAAATATGGGTCACTACACGGCTGCTTGTCGAGAGGAGGAGGGCTGGTGCTACTATAATGACTCATG TGTTGGTGAAATAACAGAGGACAAGCTTCAGTCCAATCAGGCATATGTTCTCTTCTATGAGCGCAAAAGCTGCAATATCACCaggaaatga
- the LOC113068828 gene encoding ubiquitin carboxyl-terminal hydrolase 21 isoform X1, protein MPRAESTAMDNSCQALCRNLVTQNGLQPENVDISQSVLYTSIMGLLLVTDNEKELQLGNGQVGLRNVGNTCFLNAIVQCLSHTRSLRDYCLMRTYLQDKHSNQEPVLMNEFTKVLAGLWECDGGETTVNPGKFYHVFKDSVPYFSGYCQEDAQEFLRFLLDRLHTEINRRPSKRPPVMEIKEPTYTRFRYSTKRQILKRANLQYLESLRGFESLIVSCRISEEAFAMWQKHLDRDDSKIVDLFSGQLRSSLHCSVCSHYSNTFDVFCDLSLPIPKKSDYGRTVTLRECLDLFSQEEKLDQENSPMCERCNRRTESTKRLSIQRFPRILVIHLNRFAMSRYSISKSTVPVSFPLNGLDLGPFGPVDCGPVLYDLYAVCNHSGTVNMGHYTAACREEEGWCYYNDSCVGEITEDKLQSNQAYVLFYERKSCNITRK, encoded by the exons ATGCCAAGAGCTGAATCCACTGCAATGGACAACTCGTGTCAGGCCCTGTGCCGAAACTTAGTCACTCAAAATGGCCTTCAGCCAGAAAACGTGGACATTTCACAGTCTGTACTATACACATCCATCATGGGACTCCTGCTGGTGACAGACAACGAG AAAGAGCTGCAACTGGGAAATGGACAAGTTGGACTACGTAACGTTGGAAATACT TGTTTCCTCAATGCGATCGTGCAGTGTCTCTCTCACACTCGTAGTCTTCGGGACTACTGTCTGATGAGAACTTACCTTCAGGACAAACACTCCAACCAGGAACCTGTGCTTATGAATG AATTCACTAAAGTTTTGGCTGGCTTGTGGGAATGTGATGGTGGGGAAACCACAGTGAATCCTGGGAAGTTTTATCACGTCTTTAAAGATTCAGTGCCTTACTTCAGTGGCTATTG TCAGGAGGATGCTCAAGAGTTTTTGCGGTTCCTCCTGGACAGGCTTCATACAGAAATTAACCGTCGTCCATCCAAACGTCCTCCAGTTATGGAAATTAAGGAACCAACATACACAAGATTCAGGTACTCCACAAAGAGACAGATCTTGAAAAGAGCAAACTTACAGTATCTGGAGTCATTAAGAGGCTTTGAATCACTCATTGTCTCCTGCAGGATTTCAGAGGAGGCCTTTGCAATGTGGCAAAAGCATCTTGACAGGGATGACAGTAAAATTGTTG ATTTGTTCTCCGGTCAGCTGCGCAGTTCTTTGCACTGTTCAGTCTGCTCTCATTACTCCAACACCTTTGACGTGTTTTGTGACCTGTCACTCCCCATCCCAAAG AAGAGTGATTATGGACGCACCGTCACACTGAGAGAGTGTCTAGACCTCTTTTCACAAGAGGAAAAACTTGATCAAGAAAACTCCCCA ATGTGTGAGCGGTGTAACCGTCGCACTGAGAGCACAAAGAGACTGTCCATCCAAAGGTTCCCTAGAATCCTCGTAATAC ACTTAAATCGATTCGCCATGTCAAGGTACTCAATCTCAAAGAGCACAGTGCCCGTGTCTTTCCCTCTGAATGGGCTGGATTTAGGGCCATTTGGACCTGTTGACTGTG GTCCAGTGCTGTATGATCTTTATGCAGTGTGCAATCATTCAGGCACAGTAAATATGGGTCACTACACGGCTGCTTGTCGAGAGGAGGAGGGCTGGTGCTACTATAATGACTCATG TGTTGGTGAAATAACAGAGGACAAGCTTCAGTCCAATCAGGCATATGTTCTCTTCTATGAGCGCAAAAGCTGCAATATCACCaggaaatga